The proteins below are encoded in one region of Fibrella aestuarina BUZ 2:
- a CDS encoding SusC/RagA family TonB-linked outer membrane protein, whose translation MHQTYLPITRTLSQAIRWLWLLALLASPLGMWAQSAVTVSGVVTDVENGQGLPGVNVVVKGSPRGTTTDGNGQYKLAVADASAVLVFSSVGYVSQEATVGTQTSLNIQLVSDSKSLNEVVVLGYTTTTQKNLTGAAQAVSGKELKDVTTNNVQQMLQGKAAGVFVGNSSGDPRVPPKILIRGVGTLTASSDPLYVVDGVIGGIPNPSDIETLTVLKDASATALYGARASNGVIVVTTKRGALGKTQFTARLNKGLGYLSLGNFRLLNGQELYDLQKAVFQRDRPTGVLTDYLPTPDANANTNWFDLAFRPASNTLAELSAAGGSDKTRFYLSTNYYQEKGILDKTGLDRFGLRLNFNHNISDKFRVGLNTAATVTRGFDNNGGALYAAYTYLPYDDPYANGLPYNPVTGEKKWYGRDNANFIYNRQFINFKENTLNGDVLLKAEYDLLPWLTFTTSNRAQGTNYAYDSYEDMQGPSAADVMGRLSGYNERSYTLLTSDLLRFKHNFGNGHTLDGLAGYEYQTYYYESLWATGKGIYSGLDILDATSQPESIGGSKTENSFQSGLFQANYGYKDKYLLTTSFRRDGSSKFGRNKKYGNFYAVGLTWLASNEAFLSNNATINNLKVRLSYGTTGNADGINDYAAQGLYSLTGQYAGVPSAYPTRIENPNLSWEVSNNANIGVDATLWNRLTVSVDVYNRLTNNLLFSRPLQGTSGYSSITENVGAVRNQGLEVILSADILQKTALKWRAEINAGLNRNQVTALYGDRTFVANGQRPYALNTPLNSWYMRRWSGVDPANGDPLWQKINPDGTATTTNNYNEATLQFIGNNANPKLFGGIRQMLSWKGLELNGFFTYSVGATLYNGARNLFDNDGAYDRYNLLALQPGWSRWEKPGDVATHPKYIIGGNKNAQRPSSRFLENGNYLRLRNVTISYELPKALVSRARLGSVRLSASGDNLFTLTKFSGIDPDVTETGDVGTKYPFSKKFILGVQLTF comes from the coding sequence ATGCACCAAACGTATCTACCGATTACACGCACCCTTAGTCAGGCGATTCGCTGGCTGTGGTTACTGGCACTGCTCGCTTCACCGCTGGGTATGTGGGCTCAGTCAGCCGTGACGGTTAGTGGCGTAGTCACTGACGTCGAAAATGGCCAGGGGCTCCCCGGCGTCAATGTGGTAGTCAAGGGGTCGCCGCGCGGCACCACAACCGATGGCAACGGACAGTATAAACTAGCCGTTGCTGACGCCAGTGCGGTGCTGGTCTTCAGTTCCGTTGGGTACGTGTCGCAGGAGGCGACCGTCGGGACGCAGACGAGCCTCAATATTCAGTTGGTCAGCGACAGCAAAAGCCTGAACGAAGTGGTCGTGTTGGGCTATACCACCACCACGCAGAAAAACCTGACGGGCGCGGCCCAGGCCGTTTCCGGCAAGGAACTCAAGGACGTGACGACCAACAACGTGCAGCAGATGCTCCAGGGAAAGGCTGCGGGGGTTTTCGTTGGCAACAGTTCCGGCGACCCGCGCGTCCCCCCCAAGATACTGATCCGGGGCGTGGGTACGTTGACGGCCAGTTCGGACCCGCTGTACGTGGTCGACGGGGTCATTGGCGGCATCCCGAACCCCAGCGACATTGAAACGCTGACGGTGCTGAAAGATGCCTCGGCAACGGCACTGTATGGGGCGCGGGCTTCTAACGGGGTCATTGTCGTGACCACCAAACGGGGAGCCCTGGGCAAAACCCAGTTTACGGCCCGGCTGAACAAAGGGCTGGGTTACCTGAGCCTGGGCAACTTCCGGTTGCTGAACGGGCAGGAACTGTATGATCTGCAAAAAGCGGTGTTTCAGCGCGACCGCCCAACGGGGGTCCTCACCGATTACCTGCCGACGCCCGACGCCAACGCCAACACGAACTGGTTTGATCTGGCCTTCCGGCCCGCCAGCAATACCCTCGCCGAACTGAGTGCGGCCGGTGGCAGCGACAAAACCCGCTTTTACCTCAGCACCAACTACTACCAGGAAAAGGGGATTCTGGACAAAACAGGGTTGGATCGGTTTGGCCTGCGGCTCAACTTTAATCACAACATCAGCGACAAGTTTCGGGTGGGCCTCAACACGGCCGCCACAGTCACGCGTGGCTTCGACAACAATGGCGGGGCGCTCTATGCCGCCTACACTTACCTGCCTTACGATGACCCGTATGCCAACGGATTGCCTTACAACCCGGTAACCGGCGAGAAAAAATGGTATGGCCGCGACAACGCCAACTTCATCTACAACCGGCAGTTCATTAATTTCAAGGAGAATACGCTCAATGGCGATGTGTTGCTGAAAGCCGAGTATGACCTCCTGCCCTGGCTCACGTTTACCACCTCCAACCGGGCGCAGGGCACAAACTATGCCTATGACAGTTACGAGGATATGCAGGGGCCATCAGCGGCCGACGTGATGGGTCGGCTATCGGGCTATAATGAGCGCAGTTATACGCTGCTTACCTCCGACCTGCTTCGCTTCAAGCATAATTTTGGCAATGGCCATACCCTCGACGGACTGGCCGGTTACGAGTACCAGACGTATTACTACGAATCGCTCTGGGCAACCGGTAAAGGCATTTATTCGGGGCTGGACATCCTGGATGCCACCTCGCAGCCGGAATCCATTGGCGGGTCAAAGACCGAAAACTCCTTCCAGTCGGGGCTGTTCCAGGCGAATTACGGCTACAAAGACAAATACCTGCTCACGACCTCGTTCCGCCGTGATGGCTCATCAAAGTTCGGGCGCAACAAGAAATACGGTAATTTCTACGCCGTTGGCCTAACCTGGCTGGCCTCCAACGAGGCGTTTCTGAGCAACAACGCCACCATCAATAACCTGAAAGTCCGGCTCAGCTACGGCACCACGGGCAACGCCGACGGGATCAACGATTACGCAGCCCAGGGGCTTTACAGCCTGACGGGGCAATATGCCGGCGTGCCCTCGGCTTATCCAACCCGGATCGAAAACCCGAATCTGTCGTGGGAGGTATCTAATAACGCCAACATCGGCGTCGATGCCACGCTGTGGAACCGCCTGACGGTTTCGGTCGACGTTTACAATCGCCTGACCAACAACCTACTCTTCAGCCGTCCGTTGCAGGGAACCAGCGGTTATTCGTCCATTACGGAAAACGTGGGGGCCGTTCGCAATCAGGGTCTTGAAGTTATCCTCTCGGCCGACATTCTTCAGAAAACGGCGCTGAAATGGCGCGCTGAAATCAACGCGGGCCTGAACCGGAACCAGGTAACGGCCCTTTACGGCGACCGGACATTCGTGGCCAACGGGCAGCGTCCCTACGCGCTCAACACGCCACTCAACAGTTGGTACATGCGCCGGTGGTCGGGCGTCGACCCGGCCAATGGTGATCCGCTCTGGCAGAAAATCAATCCGGACGGCACCGCCACCACCACCAACAACTACAACGAGGCGACGCTCCAGTTTATCGGTAACAATGCCAACCCGAAGCTGTTCGGCGGCATCCGGCAAATGCTGAGCTGGAAAGGCCTTGAGCTGAACGGGTTCTTTACCTACTCGGTGGGGGCAACGCTCTACAACGGGGCGCGTAACCTGTTCGATAATGACGGTGCCTACGACCGCTACAACCTGCTGGCCCTGCAACCTGGCTGGAGCCGCTGGGAGAAGCCCGGCGACGTGGCCACCCATCCCAAATACATTATCGGCGGCAACAAAAATGCCCAGCGCCCTTCCTCGCGTTTTCTCGAAAACGGCAACTACCTGCGCCTACGGAACGTGACGATCAGCTACGAATTACCCAAAGCGCTCGTCAGCCGGGCCAGGCTGGGTAGTGTTAGGCTGTCGGCATCGGGCGATAACCTGTTCACGCTCACGAAGTTTTCGGGCATCGACCCCGACGTTACCGAGACGGGTGACGTGGGGACGAAGTATCCTTTCAGCAAGAAATTCATCCTGGGCGTTCAACTCACTTTCTAA
- a CDS encoding glucoamylase family protein, which produces MIQYASKLLLPVTLLLTLSHQFNAGKSATADIAIPTSHLSTTKPPTRFSASDNAFLDSLQRDTFRYFWETANPANGLIPDRAPRTAFSSIAAVGFGLTSYLVGIERGYVTREQAAERTRQTLRFFAQAPQSDKPTGVAGYKGFFYHFLDMKTGERFKQVELSTIDTALLLGGILSSQTYFDRNTPVEAEIRKLAEQIYGRVDWTWFQHNKPFVSMGWHPEKGFISNDWKGYNEAMLLYVLALGSPTHPVGPEVWPAWVKTYDWAAPFGQKPHVNFDPLFGHQYSHVWIDFRGIRDSYMQSKGFDYAENSRRATYANRAYCLSNPAGWQDYGSNIWGLTACDGPKDTTVAGRRFFSYRARGAAVQQVVDDGTIAPTAAGGSMPFAPEICLPALRAMKAKYGSQLYGPYGFRDAFNPTYRYPSAFANGPTTIGWFDIDYLGIDQGPILLMAENARTDFVWKLMKRNPHIRRGLTRAGFTGGWLK; this is translated from the coding sequence GTGATACAATACGCTTCAAAACTGCTCCTGCCGGTCACCCTGCTGCTTACACTGAGTCATCAGTTCAACGCAGGAAAATCCGCTACGGCCGACATCGCCATTCCGACTTCCCACTTGTCGACGACTAAACCGCCAACAAGGTTTTCTGCCAGCGACAACGCCTTTCTGGATAGTTTGCAGCGCGACACCTTTCGGTATTTCTGGGAAACGGCCAACCCGGCCAATGGCCTGATTCCCGACCGCGCACCAAGAACGGCTTTCTCCAGCATTGCCGCCGTAGGTTTTGGCCTCACGTCCTATTTGGTTGGTATCGAGCGTGGGTACGTTACCCGGGAGCAGGCCGCCGAACGTACCCGGCAGACGCTCCGTTTTTTTGCCCAGGCGCCCCAGTCTGACAAGCCCACCGGCGTGGCGGGTTACAAAGGGTTCTTCTACCATTTCCTGGACATGAAAACCGGCGAGCGCTTCAAACAGGTCGAACTGTCGACCATTGACACGGCGCTGCTGCTGGGCGGCATCCTGAGTAGCCAGACCTATTTCGACCGGAATACGCCCGTCGAGGCGGAGATCCGGAAACTGGCCGAGCAGATCTACGGGCGTGTCGACTGGACCTGGTTTCAACACAACAAGCCATTTGTGTCGATGGGTTGGCACCCCGAAAAAGGATTCATCAGCAACGACTGGAAAGGCTACAACGAGGCCATGTTGCTCTACGTGCTGGCGCTCGGCTCACCTACCCATCCGGTTGGTCCTGAGGTGTGGCCCGCCTGGGTGAAAACCTACGACTGGGCCGCTCCTTTTGGGCAGAAACCCCACGTCAATTTCGACCCCCTGTTTGGCCACCAGTACTCACACGTCTGGATCGACTTTCGCGGGATTCGGGACAGCTACATGCAGTCAAAGGGGTTCGATTATGCCGAAAATTCGCGGCGGGCTACCTACGCCAACCGGGCCTATTGCCTGAGCAACCCCGCTGGCTGGCAGGATTATGGGTCCAACATCTGGGGTCTGACGGCCTGCGACGGCCCCAAAGACACGACCGTGGCTGGCCGCCGGTTTTTCTCATACCGGGCCCGTGGCGCAGCCGTTCAGCAGGTGGTCGATGATGGTACCATAGCCCCCACGGCAGCAGGTGGCTCCATGCCGTTCGCCCCGGAAATCTGCCTGCCTGCGTTGCGGGCGATGAAAGCGAAATACGGCAGTCAGTTATACGGCCCCTACGGCTTCCGCGATGCGTTCAACCCCACGTATCGCTACCCGTCGGCCTTTGCCAACGGCCCCACCACCATTGGCTGGTTCGATATCGACTATCTCGGCATTGATCAGGGCCCGATTCTGTTGATGGCCGAAAACGCCCGCACCGATTTCGTCTGGAAGCTCATGAAGCGGAACCCGCACATTCGCCGGGGCCTGACCCGCGCTGGTTTCACCGGTGGCTGGCTGAAGTAA
- a CDS encoding RagB/SusD family nutrient uptake outer membrane protein, with the protein MKTAVFRYTLLSLTLLASACSIDKVPYNGLPESAILNDVQGLRAATDGNYTFIKDEAYTRNLYIMNEYPGDNVTLSGTTTDPLFLSYTYRHTSDQGNTVAIYRKGYQIIVGCNKVIGVIKEDASAATDQLLGENLFLRAMVHFDLVRLFGRPYTQSPESNLGIIIKTDTQPDDNGKRATVKDVYAFIVTDLLRAAKLMTEEKSSNYASAAVANALLSRVYLYMNDNANAIKYADLVIASGHYTLATPGQVPNFYATDNEENPEVIFAIKHTLKDDRTWNSIGSMYYTSPGGVGWGEVYASQAYQDLVNKFPNDKRRTFLVRKLTAAGVQEKRNGIDKVYITKFSNQGGLPTLSSPIVLRLSEMYLNRAEAYAKTGETAKAIADVNLIRQRAGLTGAELYTTTDLKGLPTVLDVVLQERRLELAFEGHRPYDLFRNNLSLVRNYPGYHNTTNGQQTVPATDKQVVNLIPETEIVLNKNLVQNPL; encoded by the coding sequence ATGAAAACGGCTGTTTTCCGCTATACACTGCTGAGTCTGACCCTCCTGGCATCAGCCTGCAGCATCGATAAAGTCCCCTACAATGGCCTTCCTGAAAGCGCCATTCTGAACGACGTGCAGGGCCTGCGGGCCGCCACCGACGGGAATTACACGTTCATCAAGGATGAGGCCTACACGCGCAACCTGTACATCATGAACGAGTACCCGGGCGACAACGTCACCCTGAGCGGTACCACCACCGACCCCCTGTTTCTATCCTACACCTACCGCCACACGTCGGATCAGGGCAACACGGTGGCGATCTACCGGAAAGGCTACCAGATCATCGTTGGCTGCAACAAGGTCATCGGGGTAATCAAGGAAGATGCCTCCGCCGCCACCGACCAGCTGCTGGGCGAAAACCTGTTTCTGCGGGCCATGGTCCACTTCGATCTGGTTCGGTTGTTTGGCCGCCCTTACACCCAGAGCCCCGAATCGAACCTCGGGATCATTATTAAGACGGACACGCAACCCGATGATAACGGCAAGCGCGCTACGGTAAAAGACGTGTATGCGTTTATCGTGACCGATTTGCTGCGGGCCGCCAAACTGATGACCGAAGAGAAATCGAGCAACTACGCCAGTGCAGCGGTTGCCAATGCGCTGCTTTCGCGGGTGTATCTGTACATGAACGACAATGCCAACGCCATCAAATACGCGGATCTGGTGATTGCGAGCGGCCACTACACCCTAGCTACCCCAGGGCAGGTGCCCAATTTCTACGCCACCGACAATGAGGAGAATCCGGAGGTCATTTTCGCCATCAAACACACGCTGAAAGACGATCGGACCTGGAACTCCATTGGCTCTATGTATTATACCTCGCCGGGGGGCGTGGGCTGGGGCGAAGTGTATGCCTCGCAGGCCTACCAGGACCTGGTCAATAAATTTCCGAACGATAAACGCCGTACTTTTCTGGTCAGGAAGCTGACAGCGGCGGGCGTGCAGGAAAAGCGAAACGGCATCGACAAGGTCTATATCACCAAATTCTCCAACCAGGGCGGTTTACCCACGCTCAGTTCGCCCATCGTGCTTCGCCTGTCGGAGATGTACCTGAACCGCGCCGAAGCCTATGCCAAAACCGGCGAAACCGCCAAAGCCATTGCCGATGTCAACCTGATTCGGCAGCGGGCAGGCCTGACCGGCGCTGAACTTTACACCACAACTGACCTGAAAGGACTACCGACGGTACTCGACGTGGTGTTGCAGGAACGGCGCCTTGAACTGGCGTTTGAAGGCCACCGACCCTATGATCTGTTTCGCAACAACCTGAGTCTGGTTCGCAACTATCCGGGGTATCACAACACGACCAACGGACAGCAAACCGTGCCAGCTACCGATAAGCAGGTCGTCAACCTGATTCCCGAAACCGAGATCGTTCTTAACAAAAATCTGGTGCAGAACCCGCTGTAA
- a CDS encoding GTPase Era — protein sequence MGSPDIQPPDGHKAGFVSIVGKPNVGKSTLMNQLVGERLSIITSKAQTTRHRIMGIMNGNHHGQPFQLVYSDTPGIIKPQYRLHESMMNFVRGSLEDADVILFVTDIFEKHDEDDVIRRLKYANVPILLLINKIDQATDEQIEEKIRYWEEHFEIGGIVNADDDDDAAVVDPDIDELAAEHELDEEPAPDDVPGTKVPTGPRKATEIIPVSALNGVNIDRLFDSIMAHLPNHPPYFPDDELTDKPERFFASEIIREKIFLNYKKEVPYSSEVIVHGFKERDDMIVISADILVERPTQRAILLGEKGNMIKKTGIMAREELERFFAKKVFLETHVRVEPDWRQKQQMLRRLGYDE from the coding sequence ATGGGATCACCTGACATACAACCACCCGATGGGCACAAAGCGGGCTTTGTGAGCATCGTGGGCAAGCCCAACGTGGGCAAATCCACCCTGATGAATCAGTTGGTGGGCGAACGCCTTTCGATTATTACGTCGAAAGCGCAGACCACGCGCCATCGCATTATGGGCATTATGAACGGCAACCACCACGGTCAACCGTTCCAACTCGTTTACTCCGATACACCGGGCATCATCAAGCCGCAGTACCGGCTGCATGAGTCGATGATGAACTTCGTGCGCGGGTCGCTCGAAGACGCCGACGTCATTCTGTTTGTGACGGACATCTTCGAAAAACACGACGAAGACGACGTGATCCGGCGGCTCAAGTACGCCAACGTACCCATCCTGCTCCTGATCAATAAAATCGATCAGGCCACCGACGAGCAGATCGAGGAGAAGATCCGGTACTGGGAAGAACACTTCGAGATTGGCGGGATCGTCAATGCCGACGACGATGACGATGCAGCCGTGGTCGACCCGGACATCGACGAACTGGCCGCCGAGCACGAACTCGATGAAGAACCTGCTCCGGACGACGTACCTGGCACCAAAGTACCCACCGGGCCGCGCAAAGCCACCGAGATCATTCCCGTGTCGGCGCTGAACGGCGTCAACATCGACCGGCTATTCGACTCGATCATGGCGCACCTGCCCAATCACCCGCCGTACTTCCCGGACGACGAACTGACCGACAAGCCTGAGCGCTTCTTTGCCTCGGAGATCATTCGGGAAAAAATCTTCCTGAATTACAAAAAGGAAGTGCCTTATAGCTCGGAGGTCATCGTGCACGGCTTCAAGGAGCGCGACGATATGATCGTGATTTCGGCGGATATTCTGGTCGAGCGGCCCACGCAACGGGCTATCCTGCTGGGCGAAAAGGGTAACATGATCAAAAAAACAGGCATCATGGCCCGCGAAGAATTGGAACGCTTCTTTGCCAAAAAAGTCTTTTTAGAAACACACGTCAGAGTAGAACCCGATTGGCGCCAGAAGCAACAAATGCTCCGCCGGCTGGGCTATGACGAATAA
- a CDS encoding Gfo/Idh/MocA family protein, which produces MRPTTRRTFLKTAALSSAALSLQPALAASSLTTNHPPMLDKVRLAFIGVGLRGRNHLQQALYRPDVEITALCDVSADSIARATALIEKAGRKAPATYTKGDEAFRDMLKRDDIDGVVIATPWEWHVPMAVATMKAGKYAGVEVSATVTLKEAWDLVDAFEKTGAHCMLLENVCYRRDVMAILNMVRQGMFGELTYTHCGYEHDLRNIKFNDGKSVSGVGAEFGKGGFSEASWRTQHSVDRNGDLYPTHGLGPVAHWLNINRGNQFVRLTSMATKSRGLHKYVVDHGGADHPNAKVNFKLGDVVTTMVECANGENIMIIHDTNSPRPYSLGFRAQGTQGIWMDDGDQIYLEAANGKPLSPKPHTWEPFAPYQEKYDHPLWKEHGQNAQNAGHGGIDFFVLRAFIESIKKQVAPPIDVYDAAAWSAISPLSEESIAKGSKPIDIPDFTRGKWKTNKPIFGLNAVY; this is translated from the coding sequence ATGCGCCCAACAACTCGACGTACTTTCCTGAAAACCGCGGCTCTGAGCAGTGCCGCCCTGTCGCTGCAGCCCGCACTAGCCGCCTCGTCGCTGACGACAAACCACCCGCCCATGCTGGACAAGGTACGGCTGGCCTTCATAGGGGTTGGGTTGCGGGGGCGTAACCACCTGCAACAGGCGCTTTACCGGCCCGATGTGGAGATCACCGCACTTTGCGATGTGTCAGCCGACAGCATCGCCAGGGCCACTGCTCTGATTGAGAAAGCGGGGCGGAAGGCCCCGGCCACGTACACGAAAGGCGATGAGGCGTTCAGAGACATGCTCAAGCGCGACGACATCGATGGGGTGGTGATTGCTACGCCCTGGGAATGGCACGTGCCGATGGCCGTGGCGACCATGAAAGCCGGTAAATATGCCGGTGTCGAGGTGTCGGCTACAGTCACGCTCAAGGAGGCCTGGGATTTGGTCGATGCGTTTGAGAAAACGGGCGCCCACTGCATGCTGCTGGAAAACGTATGCTACCGGCGCGATGTCATGGCGATCCTGAACATGGTGCGGCAGGGTATGTTTGGCGAACTGACATACACCCACTGCGGCTACGAGCACGACCTGCGCAACATTAAATTCAATGATGGCAAATCCGTCTCGGGTGTTGGGGCTGAGTTTGGGAAGGGGGGCTTTTCTGAAGCAAGCTGGCGTACGCAGCACTCCGTGGATCGAAACGGCGACCTGTACCCGACGCATGGCCTTGGCCCGGTGGCCCACTGGCTCAACATCAACCGGGGCAACCAATTCGTCCGGCTGACCAGCATGGCGACCAAAAGTCGGGGCCTGCACAAGTACGTGGTCGATCACGGCGGAGCCGATCACCCTAACGCCAAGGTAAACTTCAAGCTGGGGGACGTGGTCACGACGATGGTGGAATGCGCCAACGGCGAGAACATTATGATCATCCACGATACCAACTCGCCCCGCCCCTACTCGCTGGGATTCCGGGCGCAGGGTACGCAGGGCATCTGGATGGATGACGGCGACCAGATTTACCTGGAAGCGGCAAATGGCAAACCGCTAAGCCCCAAGCCGCACACCTGGGAGCCCTTTGCTCCGTATCAGGAGAAATACGACCATCCGCTCTGGAAAGAACACGGCCAGAATGCCCAGAATGCGGGCCACGGGGGCATCGACTTTTTCGTGTTACGCGCCTTTATCGAATCGATTAAAAAGCAGGTAGCGCCCCCCATCGACGTCTACGATGCCGCTGCCTGGAGTGCCATCAGTCCGCTCTCGGAAGAGAGTATTGCCAAGGGCAGCAAGCCCATCGACATCCCCGATTTCACGCGAGGCAAGTGGAAGACAAACAAACCCATTTTCGGGCTTAACGCCGTGTACTAA
- a CDS encoding DUF3472 domain-containing protein, whose product MSFLIRTYLLSVLLASQPMLSTPLFPAVPAPTVLPVPLGGNSWVTSSAENEPSITQEGLTNWTSPASRVTTYVRFDRSGTLALSAMLRVPAGKSRLRVTLLGQAKEVEVEGQAFTSQALGQWIIPQAGYVPIVLEGISKTGAVYADVRELGISGEAVDERTCFVRNNEGNFFYWGRRGPSVHLRYPIPGGVDAEWFYNEVTVPKGNDVIGSYFMANGFGEGYFGMQVNSPTERRILFSVWSPFHTDDPSKIPADQKILLARKGTDVTTNDFGNEGSGGQSYLRYNWQAGQTYQFLLHGQPIDGGYTQYTAYFKPTSEPTWRLIASFKRPKTTTYLKSLYSFLENFTPETGNLQREVNFGNQWVRGTDGQWHELTNAQFTADNTARKTYRMDYAGGLRQNQFFLRNCGFFSSYTPISTSFSRPPQRKPPTIDLDKL is encoded by the coding sequence ATGTCGTTTCTAATCCGGACGTATCTACTAAGTGTGCTTCTCGCCAGCCAGCCAATGCTCTCCACGCCGCTCTTCCCAGCTGTGCCTGCCCCGACCGTTTTGCCAGTTCCTTTGGGTGGCAACAGCTGGGTAACGAGCTCGGCAGAAAACGAGCCTTCGATCACCCAGGAAGGCTTAACCAACTGGACCAGTCCGGCGAGCCGGGTAACTACCTACGTTCGGTTTGACCGGTCAGGTACGTTGGCCTTGTCGGCGATGCTGCGCGTTCCGGCGGGCAAGAGTCGGCTTCGGGTTACGCTGCTGGGGCAGGCCAAAGAGGTCGAGGTTGAGGGGCAGGCCTTCACCAGTCAGGCGCTGGGGCAGTGGATTATCCCGCAGGCAGGCTACGTACCCATCGTACTGGAGGGGATCAGCAAGACGGGGGCCGTCTATGCGGACGTTAGGGAGCTAGGTATCAGCGGCGAGGCCGTCGACGAACGTACCTGCTTCGTCCGCAACAACGAGGGTAATTTCTTCTACTGGGGGCGGCGGGGACCATCGGTGCATCTGCGCTACCCGATTCCAGGCGGCGTCGACGCCGAGTGGTTTTACAACGAAGTGACGGTGCCAAAAGGCAACGATGTCATTGGTTCCTACTTCATGGCCAACGGCTTCGGCGAAGGGTACTTCGGCATGCAGGTCAATTCCCCTACCGAACGCCGGATTCTGTTTTCGGTCTGGAGCCCCTTTCATACCGATGACCCCAGTAAAATTCCCGCCGACCAGAAAATTTTGCTCGCCCGAAAAGGTACCGACGTCACGACCAACGACTTCGGCAACGAGGGATCTGGCGGGCAGAGTTACCTGCGCTACAACTGGCAGGCCGGTCAGACCTACCAGTTCCTGTTGCACGGCCAGCCGATCGACGGCGGTTACACGCAGTATACGGCCTACTTCAAACCGACCAGCGAACCAACCTGGCGCCTCATCGCCAGTTTCAAACGCCCTAAAACCACCACGTACCTGAAATCCCTGTACTCCTTTCTGGAAAACTTTACGCCCGAAACTGGTAACCTTCAGCGCGAAGTCAATTTTGGTAACCAGTGGGTACGTGGTACCGACGGCCAGTGGCACGAGCTAACCAATGCCCAGTTTACGGCCGATAATACAGCCCGAAAAACCTACCGGATGGACTACGCAGGCGGCTTGCGGCAAAACCAATTTTTTCTCCGCAACTGCGGCTTCTTTTCGAGCTACACCCCCATCAGCACGTCCTTTTCGCGCCCACCCCAACGCAAGCCGCCGACCATCGATCTGGACAAACTGTGA